Proteins encoded within one genomic window of Episyrphus balteatus chromosome 1, idEpiBalt1.1, whole genome shotgun sequence:
- the LOC129905266 gene encoding peroxisomal acyl-coenzyme A oxidase 3 yields the protein MAVHVDTSFIPDMPAGPLCVYRKRSKFDWKRLRLIFETESNLRIKLKVWKILENDPLFAKSTITLPTDEQKRLCAMQMNKMAHLQIVPKEIEKQSFSDRTKYLMSINEALHTYSPSLSVKIALGVGLFNNAIRAMGTEKHMKYYDAAWNREIVTCLAITEVAHGSNTKSIRTTATYDPITQEFVINTPDFEAAKCWVGNLGKTATYAMTFANLYTNDGTNHGLHGFMIPVRDPRTLQPYPGVLVGDMGEKIGLNGIDNGFMMFTNYRIPRDNLLNRTGDISAEGTYESVFSEPGKVLGAALESFSAGRIGIMQESVNTLSNAAVIAVRYAALRKQFGYEKDGPEIPIIEYQLHQWRIFPYLAAACVLKVATAELTSMYLDVIQRSQADSNGFDLLTQKVAEIHAIISSSKALITWTARDAIQEAREACGGHGYLKAAKLGDLRNDHDPSCTYEGDNNVLGQQASNWLLRQWKDKVESPEGTANFINQRERILSENFEDVLNKYNIDSMEFVLCSYEWLLCFLLDKTTNQMKSQVKSGKHRFDARNNSQVYAARDLWKTYAEYFALKKFYERCQRPDVTPELKEVLHLLFAIYSLSCLDKHLTTFYQGGFARSNNSNLADLIRGQLLVKCGQIKDSAVSVADALAPPDFALNSVIGKSDGLLYENLQSEFMTNRGAFERPTWWKDVIIPNVKSKL from the exons ATGGCAGTCCATGTTGACACATCATTCATTCCAGACATGCCGGCTGGACCACTCTGTGTTTATAGAAAACGGTCCAAATTCGACTGGAAGCGATTGCGTTTAATCTTTGAAACTGAAAGTAATTTACGAataaag ctAAAAGTATGGAAAATTCTTGAAAATGATCCACTATTTGCCAAGTCTACAATTACACTGCCTACAGATGAACAAAAGCGCCTTTGTGCAATGCAAATGAATAAAATGGCACACTTGCAAATTGTAccaaaagaaattgaaaaacaaagtttttccgATCGTACCAAATATTTGATGAGCATCAATGAAGCCCTGCACACCTATTCGCCAAGTTTATCGGTAAAAATTGCTTTGGGTGTTGGTTTATTCAATAATGCCATTCGAGCAATGGGTACAGAAAAACACATGAAATATTATGATGCAGCTTGGAATCGTGAGATTGTAACTTGTCTAGCTATCACAGAAGTTGCTCATGGGAGCAATACAAAAAGTATTAGAACAACAGCCACATACGATCCCATAACACAGGAATTCGTTATAAACACTCCCGATTTCGAGGCAGCTAAATGCTGGGTTGGAAATCTGGGAAAGACAGCAACATATGCTATGACTTTTGCTAATTTATACACAAACGATGGCACCAATCATGGATTGCATGGATTTATGATTCCGGTGCGTGATCCAAGAACGTTGCAGCCATATCCAGGGGTTTTGGTAGGTGATATGGGTGAAAAGATTGGCTTAAATGGAATAGACAATGGATTTATGATGTTTACCAATTATCGCATTCCAAGGGATAATTTATTAAATCGAACTGGGGACATAAGCGCCGAGGGAACTTATGAAAGTGTATTTAGTGAGCCGGGTAAGGTTTTGGGAGCTGCTCTGGAGTCATTTTCTGCGGGCAGAATTGGAATAATGCAGGAGTCTGTAAACACTTTGTCAAATGCGGCTGTGATAGCTGTGAGATATGCAGCACTAAGAAAGCAATTTGGATATGAAAAAGATGGCCCGGAAATTCCAATAATAGAGTATCAATTGCAT CAATGGAGAATATTCCCGTATTTGGCAGCAGCTTGTGTGCTAAAAGTTGCAACTGCTGAGCTAACAAGTATGTATTTGGACGTTATTCAGAGGTCTCAGGCTGATTCGAATGGATTTGATTTGTTG actcAAAAAGTAGCAGAAATCCATGCAATCATATCATCGTCCAAAGCTCTAATAACATGGACTGCTCGAGATGCCATACAAGAAGCTAGAGAAGCTTGCGGTGGTCATGGATATCTTAAAGCTGCTAAATTAGGTGATCTCCGAAACGATCATGATCCAAGTTGTACGTATGAGGGAGACAATAATGTTCTCGGGCAGCAAGCATCAAATTGGCTCCTTCGTCAATGGAAAGATAAAGTTGAAAGTCCCGAGGGAACAGCGAACTTTATAAACCAACGTGAACGTATTCTTTCAGAGAATTTTGAAGatgtattaaataaatacaatatagaTTCTATGGAAT TTGTTCTCTGTTCTTATGAATGGCTTCTTTGTTTCCTTTTGGACAAAACAacaaatcaaatgaaaagtCAAGTCAAATCTGGAAAACATCGATTCGATGCTAGAAACAATTCTCAAGTCTATGCAGCTCGTGATCTATGGAAGACTTATGCTGAGTactttgctttgaaaaaattctatgaaCGCTGCCAAAGACCTGATGTTACACCAGAACTTAAGGAAGTTCTGCATCTACTCTTTGCCATCTATTCCCTTTCGTGCCTTGACAAACATTTGACGACATTTTATCAAGGCGGCTTTGCTAGAAGTAATAATTCAAATCTAGCCGATCTAATACGTGGGCAATTGCTAGTCAAATGTGGTCAGATTAAAGATTCAGCTGTATCTGTTGCTGATGCTCTTGCTCCTCCAGATTTTGCCTTAAATTCTGTTATTGGTAAATCGGATGGGTTACtttatgaaaatttacaaaGCGAATTCATGACAAACCGAGGAGCATTTGAAAGACCTACTTGGTGGAAGGACGTTATTATTCCCAATGTTAAGTCAAAGTTATAA
- the LOC129906117 gene encoding E3 ubiquitin-protein ligase NRDP1 codes for MGYDLHRFQGEVDEELTCPICSGVLEEPLQAAMCEHAFCRVCINEWLSRQPSCPVDRNALTTANLRAVPRILRNLLSRLSITCDNAAYGCNLVLKLDALNSHLEECEHNPKRPLPCEKGCGFVIPKDELKDHNCVRELRTLIHTQQQKLTEFKTDITDQNLTINELKRELQLFKDFMRAMRVSNPAMRAIADQMERDEVIRWSITLARARVTRWGGMISTPDDALQMMIKRALSESGCPPHILDNLMENCHERRWPRGLSSLETRQNNRRIYDNYICRRIPGKQAVLVLSCDNAHMSEDVMVDPGLVMIFAHGIE; via the exons atgggatATGACCTACATAGATTCCAAGGCGAAGTCGACGAAGAGCTAACATGTCCCATTTGTTCTGGAGTCTTGGAAGAACCTTTGCAG GCTGCTATGTGCGAACATGCTTTTTGCAGGGTTTGCATCAACGAGTGGCTATCGAGACAGCCATCATGTCCAGTGGATCGTAACGCTCTCACCACAGCCAATCTGCGGGCTGTACCACGCATTTTGAGGAATCTCTTGTCGcg ACTTTCCATAACGTGTGATAATGCAGCTTATGGCTGTAATCTTGTTCTTAAATTGGATGCATTGAATTCGCATTTGGAAGAATGCGAACATAATCCCAAGAGACCGTTGCCTTGTGAGAAGGGCTGCGGTTTTGTTATACCCAAGGATGAATTGAAGGATCACAATTGTGTGCGAGAATTGCGCACTCTAATTCACACCCAACAACAGAAATTGACGGAATTCAAAACCGACATCACTGACCAGAATTTGACTATTAATgaattgaaaagagaattgcaACTGTTTAAGGATTTTATGAGAGCTATGAGAGTTTCGAATCCAGCAATGCGAGCCATTGCCGATCAAATGGAACGCGATGAAGTTATACGTTGGAGTATTACTCTGGCTAGGGCCAGAGTAACTCGTTGGGGTGGAATGATATCCACACCTGATGATGCCTTGCag atgaTGATAAAACGAGCATTATCTGAATCAGGTTGTCCTCCACACATTTTGGACAATTTAATGGAAAACTGCCATGAACGACGATGGCCTCGAGGTCTAAGTTCTTTGGAGACTAGACAGAATAATAGAAGAATATATGACAATTACATTTGCCGAAGGATTCcag gcAAGCAAGCAGTATTAGTTCTTAGCTGCGATAACGCTCACATGTCAGAAGACGTCATGGTTGATCCTGGCTtggttatgatttttgctcatGGAATAGAATAA
- the LOC129907027 gene encoding kelch-like protein 5 produces the protein MNSSRLSSSIFSYIIMESSNSNSSSSDKETTTIFENNQHATSITAKLKIFYEEEKFFDVVLLAGQDSIKIRAHKMILSAFSEYFLEIFQNISTISKINEVNVKEIESSTFKLIINYMCSGSIELSLEKIETILRGAVFLKMKHLVDGCCDFMQKNLNNGNCLQWLRLAKELSLSELIQKSFNFIYSHFKEVTEGNEFLLLNEIELRDILFKNNSYKDLEEQVFLGLVAWIEYEKSERQHLLFDMLSLVRYQFLTPKFIMEKRKSVCINFENGELIYSWLQYHLMPASRSDEENKITFVTKTSTEINLNLDEFAVIHLNPDFEAEIRRYNQISKKWSLDKKSLPLPEPKKIYSPIVIDEKLFLVGGFYNKVMESVGCLDLKTLNWSELPPMRVARLDSQLANLNGHLCAFGGYEDRDRKKFINSMEIFNFSTRVWTDLQPLIKPNARQRIVGHNGILYIFDFHHASLQCYNVSTNQWTSKKLPIDDVKEDFRTTGVDNFLYCIIGGELDSYKEWICYEKLTIKRYDLTNDTWCEVDVLQKEGLIGQMVTIIGSKILFVYGNDYIREYDLVTKNINDIRTSAKYYYHAYIFSMKL, from the coding sequence ATGAATTCTTCAAGATTATCTTCATCCATCTTTAGCTATATAATAATGGAATCTTCAAATTCTAATTCATCTTCATCCGATaaggaaacaacaacaattttcgaaaacaatcaACATGCAACAAGTATTACTGCAAAGTTGAAGATTTTCTATGAAGAAGAGAAATTCTTCGATGTTGTTCTCTTGGCTGGTCAAGATTCCATCAAAATTCGAGCTCACAAAATGATCTTGTCAGCTTTTAGTGagtattttttggaaatatttcaaaacatcTCCACGATTTCAAAGATCAACGAAGTAAATGTTAAAGAAATCGAATCTTCGACTTTTAAATTGATTATAAATTACATGTGTTCGGGTTCAATTGAACTGAGTCTTGAAAAGATTGAGACTATTTTGAGAGGTGCAGTATTTCTTAAAATGAAACACCTTGTTGATGGGTGCTGtgattttatgcaaaaaaatttaaataatggtAATTGTTTGCAATGGCTGCGATTGGCAAAAGAACTGAGTTTATCTGAACTcatacaaaaatcatttaactttatttattcgcattttaaagaagtaaCTGAAGGAAATGAGTTTTTGcttttgaatgaaattgaactcagagatattttatttaaaaacaattcttaTAAAGACTTGGAGGAGCAAGTATTTCTCGGATTGGTTGCTTGGATTGAATATGAAAAATCTGAGCGACAACATCTTTTGTTCGATATGCTCTCTTTGGTTCGCTATCAGTTTCTTACGCCAAAGTTTATCatggaaaaaagaaaatctgtttgtATAAACTTTGAAAACGGTGAATTGATTTACTCTTGGCTTCAATACCATTTGATGCCTGCATCTAGGTCagatgaagaaaacaaaataacttttgtTACTAAAACAAGcactgaaattaatttaaacttagATGAATTTGCTGTGATTCATTTAAATCCTGATTTTGAAGCTGAGATACGAAGGTACAATCAAATATCAAAGAAGTGGTCTTTGgataaaaaatcacttccacTTCCAGAACCAAAAAAGATATATAGTCCAATTGTAATtgatgaaaaactatttttagttGGAGGGTTCTACAATAAAGTAATGGAAAGCGTTGGTTGTTTAgacttaaaaactttaaattggtCTGAGTTGCCTCCAATGCGAGTTGCTAGACTGGACAGTCAGTTGGCAAATTTAAATGGACATTTATGTGCCTTCGGTGGCTATGAGGACCGCGATCGTAAAAAGTTTATTAATTCGATGGAGATTTTCAATTTCTCTACACGAGTGTGGACTGATTTGCAACCACTCATTAAACCAAATGCAAGACAAAGAATTGTTGGtcataacggtattttgtacaTTTTCGATTTTCATCACGCTTCTTTGCAATGTTATAATGTCTCCACCAATCAATGGACTTCAAAAAAACTGCCCATAGATGATGTTAAAGAAGATTTCCGTACCACTGGGGTCGATAATTTCTTGTATTGTATTATTGGTGGAGAATTAGATTCATACAAGGAATGGATTTGCTATGAGAAGCTTACAATTAAACGATATGATTTAACCAACGATACCTGGTGTGAAGTGGATGTTTTACAAAAAGAAGGATTGATTGGTCAAATGGTCACAATTATTggaagtaaaattttgtttgtctaCGGAAATGACTATATCAGGGAGTATGATCTTGTAACTAAAAATATCAATGATATCCGTACGTctgcaaaatattattatcatgcttatattttttctatgaaattataa